A stretch of the Hydra vulgaris chromosome 09, alternate assembly HydraT2T_AEP genome encodes the following:
- the LOC136084829 gene encoding zinc finger MYM-type protein 1-like, producing the protein MNQTTIDEHQYKLLQKERKFWRAVLERLLDITLFLSARNLGFRGSQEVIGSKNNGNFLGLFELMAKYDSVLDELLRRIQKKETNEHYLSNDTQNELIELLAKEIEAENLSKVKKAKYFSIILDCTPDVSHKEQMSIILRSVVCIPGTGINISENFFGYLKVDDTTGKGLLDAFLDQTKKWELNILDCRGQSYDNGANMKGKAKGVQARLLQMNPKALYFPCANHSLNLVIVDGAKSSNSAITFFGVLSRLYTLFSSSPARWHILKSCIPISVKPQSDTRWESRINCVKPLRYHLKEILEALEKLEVYALEKRDGATATEVCSLMEYMMTWPFILSIVIWYDVLYQINKSSKLLQSSTTSLDVLDSEIKATYTFLQQYRETGFSDAHMKASEIAEVLDIAKIFPEVRSRQKKMIHSYECADEAHTIQLEQKLKVDFFLPLLDMSMGSVKERFEQVSSITELYDFLYRSENLIQICKENSLSLYCKNLQAKLGDIDSDDLEMELKRFVIVVQEKESTHMKSAHDFLNYIYKEELQETYPNLAIVLRIILTSPVTVASAERSFSKLKLIKTFHRSTMVDDRLSSLAMLSIENDVARKLNYEEIINKFASMKVRHKSFL; encoded by the exons TTGAATTGATGGCGAAGTATGATAGTGTGCTCGATGAACTTTTACGTCGGATTCAGAAGAAAGAAACTAATGAACATTATTTGAGCAATGATACCCAGAATGAGTTGATTGAATTGTTAGCCAAGGAGATTGAAGCCGAAAACCTTTCCAAAGTAAAGAAAGCgaaatatttttccattattttggATTGTACGCCAGACGTTTCACATAAAGAACAAATGAGCATAATCCTACGATCAGTAGTTTGCATTCCTGGGACAGGTATCAACATTTCTGAAAATTTCTTTGGATATCTCAAGGTAGATGATACCACTGGAAAAGGGCTTTTGGATGCCTTTCTAGATCAGACAAAAAAGTGGGAATTAAATATTCTTGACTGTCGAGGCCAATCCTATGATAACGGTGCTAACATGAAAGGAAAGGCAAAGGGTGTTCAAGCTAGGCTTCTTCAAATGAATCCCAAAGCTCTATATTTTCCGTGTGCAAACCATTCACTTAATCTAGTCATTGTTGACGGTGCAAAGTCATCCAACAGTGCAATTACTTTTTTCGGAGTTCTTTCAAGATTGTATACACTCTTTTCATCATCTCCTGCTCGATGGCATATTTTAAAGTCATGTATACCCATTTCTGTCAAGCCTCAATCCGATACCAGATGGGAAAGTAGAATAAACTGTGTGAAACCTCTTCGCTATCACCTGAAAGAGATATTAGAGGCATTAGAAAAATTGGAAGTGTATGCTCTAGAGAAGAGAGATGGCGCAACAGCTACAGAAGTATGTTCGCTGATGGAATATATGATGACATGGCCATTCATATTGTCAATCGTTATTTGGTATGACGTTTTATACCAAATTAACAAATCAAGTAAGCTTCTGCAGTCCTCTACAACTTCCCTTGATGTCTTGGATAGTGAAATAAAGGCCACATATACATTTCTTCAGCAATATCGTGAAACTGGATTTTCAGACGCACACATGAAAGCATCAGAAATCGCAGAAGTGTTGGACATTGCAAAAATTTTTCCAGAAGTGCGTTCCCGACAAAAAAAGATGATTCATTCATACGAGTGTGCCGATGAAGCTCACACCATCCAATTAGAACAGAAGTTGAAAGTTGATTTCTTTTTACCACTCCTTGATATGTCAATGGGATCAGTAAAGGAGCGTTTTGAACAAGTCAGTAGTATCACAGAGCTCTATGACTTCCTATACCGTTCTGAGAATCTTATTCAAATCTGTAAAGAAAATTCTTTGTctttatattgcaaaaatttgcAAGCAAAGCTTGGCGATATAGATTCGGATGATCTGGAAATGGAATTAAAACGATTTGTCATAGTGGTACAGGAGAAAGAAAGTACTCACATGAAATCTGCACATGATTTTcttaattacatttataaagaaGAGCTGCAAGAAACTTATCCAAATCTTGCCATTGTGTTACGCATAATCCTTACCTCACCAGTAACTGTCGCAAGTGCTGAACGTAGCTTCAGCAAGCTAAAATTGATTAAGACTTTTCATAG GTCAACAATGGTTGATGACCGCTTGTCTTCTCTGGCGATGCTGTCAATTGAGAACGATGTggcaagaaaattaaattatgagGAGATAATCAACAAATTTGCAAGTATGAAAGTTCGCCACAAGTCATTTCTGTGA